Proteins from a single region of Paenibacillus sp. BIHB 4019:
- the bioB gene encoding biotin synthase BioB, whose amino-acid sequence MEQQLNGSKWEAMAHKALAGQCLTLAEGRSILGAQQEELLPLLQAAFRVRQHFFARKVKLNMLINAKSGLCPEDCGYCSQSILSTAPIPKYTMLDKTTLLAGAREALARKAGTYCIVAAGRGPTDKELGQVVEAVEEIRATMPLKICACLGLLKEGQAKRLADAGVHRYNHNLNTSEKHYSFITTTHTYEQRIHTVQTAKAHGLSPCSGVIIGMGETDEEIVEMAFALRELEADSIPINFLHAIQGTPLADAGCVPPLQALKVLALFRLICPSREIRVAGGREHSLRSLQPLALYAANSLFVGDYLTTEGQDISIDHQMIRDLGFEIERYAL is encoded by the coding sequence ATGGAGCAGCAGCTTAATGGGAGCAAGTGGGAAGCGATGGCGCATAAAGCGCTTGCTGGACAATGTTTAACGTTAGCGGAGGGACGGTCAATTCTTGGGGCGCAGCAGGAGGAGCTGCTTCCGCTTTTGCAGGCAGCATTTCGAGTGAGGCAGCACTTTTTTGCCAGAAAGGTAAAGCTGAATATGCTCATTAATGCGAAAAGCGGCCTCTGCCCAGAGGACTGCGGCTACTGCTCCCAATCGATTTTGTCGACCGCCCCCATTCCCAAATACACCATGCTTGATAAAACGACACTGCTGGCTGGAGCACGCGAAGCATTGGCTCGCAAAGCGGGAACCTACTGCATCGTTGCAGCAGGCAGGGGACCTACAGATAAGGAGCTCGGCCAAGTGGTAGAAGCGGTTGAGGAAATTCGCGCGACGATGCCGCTGAAAATTTGCGCCTGTCTTGGGCTGCTGAAAGAGGGGCAGGCGAAGCGATTAGCTGATGCAGGCGTTCATCGATACAATCATAATTTGAATACGAGCGAGAAGCACTACTCTTTCATTACTACGACACATACCTATGAGCAGCGTATCCACACGGTGCAAACGGCTAAAGCCCACGGTCTATCGCCGTGCTCGGGCGTTATTATCGGAATGGGGGAAACAGACGAGGAAATCGTTGAAATGGCCTTTGCTTTACGCGAGCTTGAAGCGGATTCGATTCCGATTAACTTTCTTCATGCGATACAAGGCACGCCGCTTGCAGATGCGGGCTGTGTGCCGCCACTGCAAGCTTTAAAGGTGCTGGCCCTGTTTCGATTAATCTGCCCGTCGCGGGAAATTCGCGTTGCTGGCGGACGGGAGCACAGTTTGCGATCGCTCCAGCCTTTAGCATTATATGCGGCAAATTCGCTGTTCGTCGGCGATTATTTGACGACAGAGGGCCAGGATATTTCGATTGACCATCAAATGATTCGAGACTTGGGATTTGAAATTGAGCGGTATGCGCTCTAA
- a CDS encoding fused MFS/spermidine synthase yields MNNETNQTGNIKGRIWFEAKTAHHEIAVYDTTELDGEKGRFRVLQFSGDATQGALDLERPERILFEYPRAIIHLMESNQAAFEKAFLIGHGIGTIARYFEHKAFKVAELDEAVVELSRMYFGYNQDNVVIGDGRALLEGEADHAYDYVIVDAFTRQGTPKQLVSLAFFRLIRSKLGEGGAVLLNLMGRGERDRLIHAIQTTLGEVFAYTKAFILPADGSADLQNIILMGSDRLVSFQARHMAGFVELEPGQGYIIRD; encoded by the coding sequence GTGAATAATGAAACAAACCAGACAGGGAATATAAAAGGACGCATTTGGTTTGAAGCGAAAACCGCTCATCACGAAATTGCCGTCTACGACACAACAGAGCTGGATGGAGAAAAAGGGCGCTTTCGCGTCCTGCAGTTTTCTGGAGATGCGACACAAGGGGCGCTTGATCTGGAACGGCCTGAACGTATATTGTTCGAATATCCACGGGCGATCATACATCTGATGGAAAGCAATCAAGCGGCTTTTGAAAAGGCTTTTCTCATCGGTCATGGCATCGGCACGATCGCACGTTATTTTGAACATAAGGCGTTTAAGGTAGCCGAGCTTGATGAGGCAGTCGTAGAGCTGAGCCGGATGTATTTTGGCTATAATCAGGATAATGTCGTCATTGGAGATGGGCGTGCTTTGCTGGAAGGGGAAGCGGACCATGCCTACGATTATGTCATTGTTGATGCCTTCACCAGACAGGGGACGCCGAAGCAACTGGTGTCGCTGGCGTTTTTTCGCTTGATTCGAAGCAAGCTTGGCGAAGGTGGCGCTGTTCTTTTGAATCTCATGGGCAGGGGGGAGCGGGACAGGCTCATTCACGCCATTCAAACGACGCTGGGAGAAGTTTTTGCTTATACGAAAGCGTTCATTTTACCGGCAGACGGATCAGCTGATTTGCAAAATATCATCCTCATGGGCAGCGATCGGCTCGTCTCCTTTCAAGCTCGCCACATGGCTGGATTTGTGGAGCTTGAGCCCGGTCAAGGCTATATTATACGAGATTAA